The Chryseobacterium oranimense genome contains the following window.
TTTGCTTCAGGAATAGAAATACTTTCTGCAATACAAACCATGGGGAAGGAGATTCCTGTCATTATGCTGTCCGGTATGGGACAGGAAGAGGTGGTGCTTAATGCTTTTGACCTCGGAGCTTCGGATTTTATTGTAAAACCTTTCAGTCCAAATGAATTGATGCTGAGAATTAAAAGATTTACTCCTAAATAAACGAATATGCTGCTAACCACTTCTGTACATTTCCTTTTTCTTGTTTTCCTTGGAATGTTGTTGCTCGTACTGTTATTAATTATAGGGGTACTTTTTTACAGCTTTTTTCAATATAAAGAATCTGTGAAAATCTCAGAATGGATAAAGATTATTAATCAAAAAATATCAGAAGTTATTGTTTATGAAGATCAGGAGCTGTCTTCGGATCAAAATTTTATGGCTTCTTCGGGGAGTTCATTATTTCGGAATGTATTCCTGCAGAAACTTGTAGATTCTGAAAAGAAATTTTCAGGATCTGCAAAAATTAAAATTAAAAACCTCTTCAAAGAATATCATCTCCAGCAGGAAGCTGGCAAAAAGCTTGATCAGAAGAAACCCTACCTCATCGCCGGCGGAATACAGGAGCTTACGGTAATGGAGGTAAAAGAAAGCCTTCCCAGAATTTCCTCTTTTTTATCCCATCCTTCCCCACACGTTTATCAGGAAGCGCAATACGCCATGGTAAGCTTTAAAGGTTTTGAAGGCCTGGATTTTCTAAATACTGCGACAGAAAAAATTTCAGAATGGCAGCAGCTTCGTCTTCTTCTTTCTATCACCAGCATACCGGAAAACTCAGCAGAAGCTATTGAAAGCTGGCTTAGAAGTTCCAATGACTCCATTATTATTTTTACTTTAAAATTATTGAGGAAGTTTCAAATGCTTTCTTTTTATCCGACTGTGGTTACTCTTTTGGAGCATTCATCAGTTGAGGTCAGGGTACAGGCCGTACAGACAATTTTGTCGCTCGAAAACCCTTCCACAATTCGTTTTCTTACGGAAGTTTATCCTGACCAGCCGTATGAAGTTCAGCTTGAAATTCTTCGTGTGATGAAAATTTCCAAAGACCAGTGCTGCACTGAACTGATTAAAAAAGAATTATCGGAAAACACCAATACAGGGATTAAGGTATATGCTGCGGAAACCCTTTTTGAACTGGGACACCAGGAATATTTAATTAAACTTTCCAGAGATGAAGCTTCATCCGAAGAATTAATTCAAATTATAAAATACGCACTCCAGGAAAAAGTATGTTAGAATTCTCACACATTATCTATGAAGTTGTTATATGGTTATTCCTGCTGTACGGGACTGCAGTAACTGTTATTTATGGCTGGATCGGGATCTATGCGCTGGGAGCCGTAATACGCTATAAAAAAGAAAACGCATTCACCGATTACAGTATTATTGCTGCCAATCCCAATGCGCCTGCCTTCAGCCTTCTTGCGCCTGCTTACAACGAAGGAATGACCATTGTGGAAAATGTAAGGTCGTTATTGTCCCTTTATTATCACAACCTGGAAATTATCATCATTAACGACGGGAGTAAGGATGATTCTATCCAGAAACTGATCGAAGCTTACGAGCTGGAAAGAGTGTCTTTCTTTGTGCAGGGAAAAATTGAAACCAATAAGATAAAAGGTGTTTATAAAAGTAAAAATCAGGCTTTTAAAAAACTTATCGTTGTAGATAAGGAAAACGGAGGTAAAGCTGATGCCTTAAATGTGGGAATTAATGTTTCTTCCGGAGATTATCTGGTGTGCATCGATGTGGATTGTATTCTGGAGCAGGATGCTATTTTAAAACTGGCCAAACCTTTTCTTGAACAAACTGACAAAAAATATATTGCCTGCGGAGGGGTGATCCGCCTTGCCAACAACTGCGTCATTGAAGACGGGAAAGTAGTCAGTGTAAATATGCCTAAAACGCTGCTGGGAAGAACCCAGGCCCTGGAATATATCCGGGCTTTTGTTTTGGGACGAATGGCCTGGTCACGGGCATCAGGACTCATACTGATCTCCGGAGCTTTCGGGGTTTTCGACAGGAAAATTGTTCTGGAATGTGGCGGATACGATAAAAGTACGGTAGGTGAGGATATGGAACTGGTAGTCCGTATGAGGAAATACATGGAAGAAAGGAATGAGCCTTATGAAGTACTTACAATTCCAGATCCGCTTTGCTGGACAGAAGTTCCTGAAAGCAAGGATATCCTGAAAAAACAACGTAACCGCTGGATGCGAGGAACCATTGAAACTTTATGGAAACACCGAAAAATGATGTTCAACCCAAAATACGGAAAGCTGGGTATGGTAAGCCTTCCTTACTGGTTTTTCTTTGAGTTCCTGGGCCCTTTGGTTGAGTTTTTAGGATATATTATATTTTTTGTTTTTCTTCTATTGGGGATTATCAACTGGTCGTTTTTTGGGGTTTTGTTTGCATTGGTGGTATCAATGGGGTTTCTTTACTCTATTTACGGGATTCTGGTGGATCTTGTCAGCCATCAGGTATATACCAAGCGAAAAGATTTTCTTACCTTAATAGGAACTGCTTTCTCAGAACCGTTCTACTTTCATCCAATCGTGGTGAAAGCCGGTGTGAACGGGTTTATAGATTACTTTAAAAAATCTCATGGTTGGGGCGAAATGACAAGGCAGGGCTTCAACCAGAATACCAAAAATTTACCTTTAAAAGAAAGGGTTGCAGCCATTCTTAACCATGGGTTGAGGAAATTGGGCATGGTATCTTTGGTTTTTCTGATCTTGTTTTTAGTAGGGGTTACGGCAGAATGGCTTTGGTACAGGTATTCATTTTCAAGATTTAATTCTTCTTCAATTGTGGGACCTCTCTTTTTTGAAAATATTTTATTTGCCTTTAAACTGATATCTGTTTTTGGAGTTATTTATTTAATTATTAATTCCGTAAAAGAAAGCTGGGCCAATTTATCAGCGTTGGTCATATTTTCATTTGTGGCTGTTGTGCAATACATCCTCTTCCTGTATTTCTCGGAAACCCAAAATCTGCTTGGGGCAGATATTTTGTATTACAGCAAAGATGAGATTGAACAGATTTTAAGGGCGGGCGGAATGCTTAATTTTAAAAATTTTGCGCTGCTGGGAATTTTAATTGCAGTATGTGCTATCCCTTTATGGATCGCAGGGAAATCCTCTTTTAAATCAAAATATATAGGAATCGCTTTTTTAAGCCTTGGTCTGATTGCTTTTTTTGTTCCAAATAATCTGGTGCAGTCCAAGGAATTAAACAAAACGAATAATACCTTCAGCCAGACTGCTTCAAAAAGTAAATGGGCCTATTTTTTTATATCCAACGAGGATAATTTTATTAGCGATCATCCGGAAATCAGTGAATTGATTAATGATGATGAAAATTTTACGGCCGATGCTGAAATGCTCGACCAATCATTTCCTTTCTGGAGAAAAGAAAATACTCCGGACTTTTTAGGGGCTTATTTCAACAGGTCCGAAGAGGTTCCGAATCTTGTCTTTGTTGTGTTGGAAGGCTTTGGGCATGCTTATACTTCTTCCAAAGGTTATATAGGGAATTTCACACCTTTTCTTGATTCTTTAGCCAATAAAAGTTTGTATTGGGAAAACAGTTTAAGCTCTGCGGGGAGGACGTTCGGTGCTTTGCCTTCACTCACCGGGTCGCTTCCTTTCGGGAAAAACGGATTTCTGGAAATTGAAAATACACCGGAACATTTTAACCTTTATAATATCCTGAAAGCCAACGGTTTTGAAACAGGATTTTTCTATGGCGGAAATTTATCATTCGACCGTTACAGAAATTTTCTGGAATATAGTAAAGTAGATCATATGGTAGATATTGCATCCTATAATGGTGCTTACAAAAAACTTCCGGCAACCAATGGAGACAGTTGGGGCTATGAAGACCAGGCGGTTTTCAGAAAGGTGCTGGAGACACAGAATGTGCAGCAAAGACCATATTTCAATATGCTTCTTACGCTTTCTACCCATAATCCGTTTTTGATTAATAACAGGGCGTATTATGAAAAGCTTTATAATGAAAGATTACAATCCGGTTTCTTAAATCCGGATCAGAAAAAATGGGCAGCGGGATTTAAAAACCAGTTGATTTCTGTCCTCAATGCAGATGATGCCCTGAAAAACTTCTTTGAAAATTACGGGAAACGTCCGGATTTTCAGCATACGATTTTCGTTATAACAGGGGATCACAGTATGCCGGAAATTACGCTGGAGTCTAAAATTGACAGGTTTCATGTGCCACTGCTCATTTATTCGCCATTGCTGAAAGAGCCGAAACGTTTTCAGAAAACGACAAGTCACTTTGATGTTGCTCCTTCTGTTTTAGCTTATTACAGAAATAATTATAAACTCCGTACACCATCTACAGTTACCTGGGTAGGACGAGGTTTCTCTCCGGATTCACAGATAAGCAAAGCCGGAATTCCTATGATGCAGAGTAAAAATATGATGGTTGATTTTGTTTCAGATAAATATTATCTTCATGATGGGCAGCTGTTCACGCTTAAAAACTCTGAGGAGGATCCTTCTGATGATGCTTCTGCCTTGAAGTTGATCAATGGGCGTTTTAATCAGTTTAAAAGCATGAACTCCAGGTTTTATGCCAGCAAGAAACTGATGCCGGATTCTGTAATGATTAATTTTATGAAAAAAAATAAATAAAACAGTTTAAAACTTTCTTGTATAGCCTAAACTGATGTCAAACTGATTTCCTTTCTGATTTGGAAGGTATTCCTGATTGTAATACATGGTTCCTACAGAAAACATGTTAGATTTTAAGGAAAAATTATATTCAGCACCTATTTTAAAGGTTTTAAGCTTAAAAGTTTCGTTTTCCAGAAGGTTATTCCGGTTTTCTTCCGGGCTTATTCCTGTACCGATCTGAAAGCCAAAATAATCCTGCGCACTTTTTGTATAATACCGTACCGTTCCCGTATAGGAATGTGAAATATTTTTGCTGTCCGGCGTAATGTAGGTTCTTACATTGAACCAGAAATTTTTGTAATATTTCCCGACAGATGCGGTATACATCCAGATGCTCTTGCTGAAGTAAAGCTGTCTGTATCCGATTTCTGCTTCAAAACTCCTGGGAAGATTGGCATTCACGGAAACTCCTGTACGGTATTTCGGGAACAGTCCGACGTCATTAGAGTAGGCACCTCCTACATAGAGATAAAACATTTTTGATAGCCGCGGATAAGCTTCCAGTTCAATCTGGGTGCCATCTTCTGCAAATTTATTGGCATAATTTCCCCTGATAATCACTGCGCCAATAGGAGTGGCTCTTTTATAACTGAGTCCTATAATATGCCAGTCGTTATCAAACTGTTTGTCGAAATGAGAATAGTTGTAAAGAATACTTACAGCATTTTTGTAAGTAAATTCATGCACCCTTACAGCCAGACTGTTGGCGTCCGTATTTTTTGGATTAATCGCTAGAACAGCTTTGATAGCTTTTTCAGATTCAATATAATTTTTGTCTGCGTATTCTACTTTTGCTTTCAAAAGCCAGAGTGCTTCAGACTGAGGGTGAAGAGATAATCCTTTATTGATGATTTCTTTTGCCTTGCTGTACTGATCATTCCAATATTCCAGGGAAGTATAGGCAACGAAATAATCTTCATCCTGAACATTTTTTTTTCCAAGATCTTCAAAAACTGCTCTTGCAGACTCCGGATCTTTATTCCATGTATAAACTCTTCCTAAAAAAACTGAAATATCGGTATAGTTGGGTGCTGTTTCCAGAGCTTGTCTGGCAAGCGCAATAGAAGTGGTATAATCTTTATTTTCGAATGCGGCTGTTCTTGCTTTTGCAAATAATTCGTCAGCTGACGCCTTTTGCTGGGCATATATTTGTAACGGAAGCAATACCAGAAGAACTAAATATCCAAAGTATGTTTTCATTGAAGTGAGATGGTTAATCAATTTTAATAGATAGCTTATATCTTAATAACAAATATATTGAACTTTTGTGAGCAATTTGCTAGCAATAAATTTTTATCTGTATATTTTTAATGACGATAAGATAAGCCAACGAAATAATGCTTGGCTGCAGTCTGCTGTATTCCATAATTGATTCCGATATCTAATTTAAGGTCTTTTACGACTTCCATTTGAATGGCGGCATTGATAAAATTAGAAAGTTCATGAGCTTTAAAATCATACGTATAATAGGTTTCCGCAATCCAGTCAATTCCCTTAGATAATGGATGGCTGATCGTTAATGTTTGCAGAAATTCGGTATGCATCGAAGGTTGGTCTGTATCCTTGAGTTTATCCACTTCTACCTGCAAGCCAAGCTTCCATTCACCGGGTAACTTATATGACATGGGTACTATCAGGCCGTACTCATAGCGGCTTTCCTCATATTCAGAAGTCGGAAATTTTACGTAGGGTAAAACAGCCAGCGCAAAAGCACCATGGTTGTTTCCTATTAAGTTTTGTTTTATTCTCAAGGTTATATCACCGATTCCTTTATTCACTGCTTCAGAGTTTGAATCTAATTCCTTCTCCTTTTGCCGTCCATAGGTCTGGAAGCCAACCTGTATTGCAGTATTGCTGGTAATCCCAATTTTCAGGTTTGCCTGATTGATGAGCAATGTGCTTATTTTCTGCATATCTGATTTCTCATGTATGAGTCTCACCAAGTCCGTTTCAAACTGAACATGGCCTGCATCTACTGTATAAGGGGATTCGGTAACATCGGGACGATCAGTTTCCATTTCTCTCATAAGCTCCCGTGGTACAGGATTAAAAAGTGAGTAATTTTTGTGAGACTCTTGTTGTGCAAAACACACTGATGGCAGAAATAAGGCGGCAAAAGCTAATTTTGAAAAAAAATAAAGGTTATTCATAGAGTTATTTAAAAGTTTTTTAATGTTTGGGATACCATTAATACACACTTTAGGTTCAGCTGGTTTGTGAAATAGATATCCCTGCTGCGAATGGATTATTCATCTTTTTTCTTATAGTGCTCGATATTATTGAATTGATGATAAGAAATACGGAGCTGTCTCAGCTGTTCTGCAATTACTTCTGAGCTTTTTGCACACAGGTTGCCACTTTTCAAAGCATTGTCATAAGCTTCAATAGCATGTTTTTCACCAAAAACTACATTTTCCAAAGTTTCTTTATCATTATTACTTCTCGGTAAGGAATTTTTAATGTCTATCCATGTCCGGTGCAGGCTGCCTGCTAATGATGAGGTTTCTTCATCGGGATTTCCGCCTCTTTCGGTAATGAGATTGATAATTTCATTCTTCATTATTTTTGACTGAGAAATCATTTTGTCGTATTCTCCTTTCAGGTCAGAATAGCTTTCCCAAACTTTTCCTTCTACGCTTTCAAAACCTTTAATTCTGTCATTGGTTATATGAAGTAAATCATTGAGGGTTGAAATTGTTTTAGTATTTTCCATATTAATTATTTTTAAAAAATTAAACAATAAATATGCCCGTAATGTTTATTTTGTGGTATCTATTGGCTTTTTTTATATAATATTCACAAATTTTAAATGGGGTATTCCTGGTCTGGAAATTTTATCTGCAAGCATTATTTCGTTGTGTGCTAATATTTTAAGATCTGCATTAAAAGCTCTTTTATTTTTAATTTCTCATTATAAAAATGAATTTAGTTTATTTATATACAATTTTCTTATTGGCTGTCATAGAATCATACTCTTTTTATCTATTGATTTAAATTTTTAACTTATTGTTTATTAATGTTTTATGCTCTTTGTTTAATTACTTTTTATTAAAACAAATACTTACCACTTCCAGTTTTTAAATCATAAAATTAAAATAAAAACAAAATTAAGTATATTTATATTCTTTTATAAGTATATTTGTATACTAATTTGATTCAAATGAATTTTGATCTTATAAAATCAGTTGTGGAACTCGTTCAGCAATTTACAGAGTAAAATGAAGGTAAGGCGATATACAGCAACAATCTTCAGGGCTTTACGGAATGGCTCACCGCTTCCTGTAAAAATGATTCTGAACAGGAAGATCCACATTGGGAAGGAAAGGAATCAGGAAGAAGTTCAGACAGTATCATCAATACTTTACTGATAAGAATAAGCAGATATGCAAAATTCTATTCCCGGTCGGCCATCAGCAATTCAATATTTTCAAGTCAGGACGATTTTATTTACCTGATAAGCCTGAAAACGATGGGAGCTATGACAAAAATGCAATTGATAAGGCGTAATGTACACGAGAAATCTTCAGGTATACTCATTATTAACCGCCTGATCCGTAATGGCTGGGCGGTGCAGACGATCACTGAAAAGGATAAAAGAACAAAGCATATTCATATAACAGAGAAAGGACTTGCCATATTGGATGAGCATATGGATGAAATCCGCAAAGCTTCAAAGGTAGTAGTAGGAAATCTCACACATTCTGAACAGATGCTGCTCATCATCTTACTGTCCAAACTGGATGAATTTCATGATTATTATTTTCGGATGAATCTGGAAACCAGAGATCTGCTGGATAATGTGTATAAAAGGTTGAATTAATGCAGTACTATAAGTACCTGCTGGAACTATTAAATAAACAAGAATGAATAGTGGAAGCTTAAGAAAGAAGATTGCGGTAATAGGTTCTGGATTTTCCGGACTCTCTGCTGCAGCCTATGCCGCGAAATCCGGAAATGAAGTACATGTATTTGAAAAGCATCACCAGCCTGGCGGACGTGCGAGACAATTTAAAACAGAAGAAGGCTATGTTTTCGATATGGGACCCAGCTGGTACTGGATGCCTGATATTATTGAAGGCTTTTTCGCAGATTTTGGCTATAAAGCATCTGATTTCTTTAAACTGGTTCCTTTAAATCCTCAGTTTGAAATGGTCTTTTCCAAAGAAAAGGTTTCAGTTCCTGAGAAGAATGAAGATATCCGAGAGTTATTTGAAAAAATAGAAAAGGGAGCGGGTAAGAAATACGATCAATTCATGAAATCTGCCCAATTCAAGTATGAAGTAGGAATGAAAGATTTTGTAACCAAGCCATGTTACAACTGGCTTGAATTCGCTTCATTAAAAATAGCAGGCAGTGCTGTAAAGCTTAATCTTTTAAGTGATTTCAGAAAATATGTTTCAGGTTATTTTGCTGATCCGAAACTCAGATCCCTGATGGAATTTCCGGTTATATTCCTTGGAGCTTCCCCTCAGAATATTCCGGCTCTTTACAGCCTTATGAATTACGGAGGATACGTTTTGGGAACAAAATACCCGATGGGAGGCTTCTATCAGCTTGTTCTGGCGATGAAAGAAGTTGCTGAAAAACAGGGCGCGACTTTTCACTTTAATCATGATGTACAGAAAATCAATACAGAAAACGGGAACGTTACTTCAATAACGGTGGATGGTAAAGATTATGAATTTGATGCAGTTATTGCCTCATCGGATTATCATCATACGGAAACATTAATTCCTAAATCGCTCAGAAACTACAATGATGCGTATTGGAAAACAAGAACCTTTGCTCCTTCATGTCTTATTTATTACCTGGGAATCAAAGGGAAAATTCCTCATCTGAAACACCATACCCTGTTTTTCGAAAATGATCTGGATAATCATATAGACTGCATTTATTTAAATAAGAAATGGCCTTCCAAGCCTCTTTTTTATGCATGTTGTCCCTCCAAGACAGATCCGGATGTAGCTCCTGAAGGTTGTGAAAATCTTTTTTTGCTGTTGCCGCTTGCCCCGGGAATACACGATGAAGAATCTGTAAGAGAAAAATATCTGGTGAAAATGCTTGAAAGAATTGAAAAACATACCGGTGAAACCGACCTTATTTCCAGGATTGAATATAAAAGAAGCTATTGTGTAAGTGATTTTATTTCAGATTATAATGCTTATCAGGGCAACGCCTACGGATTATCGAATACTTTGTCACAGACAGCAGTCTTAAAACCTAAAATAAAAAACAGGAAGATCAGAAATCTTTTTTATACAGGACAATTAACGGTTCCTGGCCCGGGAGTTCCGCCATCCGTCATTTCAGGGAAAATTGTAGGGATTGAAGTTAGTAAACTAAAAATAAAATAATATGAAAAAATTGTTTGATGAATTGTCTTACGAAGTCAGTAAGTCCGCTACACAAAAATACAGCACCAGTTTTTCATTGGGAATACTGGCATTGAAGCCTTCCATCAGACCTGCTGTGTATGCTGTTTATGGTTATGTGCGCCTTGCAGATGAAATTGTAGATAGCTTTCATTGCTATGATAAAGAGAAACTTTTAAGGAGATTAAAGGCTGAAACATATGATGCGCTGGAAGAAGGCATATCACTCAATCCTATTTTGCATTCATTTCAGGAAACCGTTCGTCAGTATGATATTGATATCCGGTTGATCGATCAGTTTTTGCACAGCATGGAAATGGATCTTCATAAAATGGATTATAACTCGGAATTGTATAAAGAATATATCTACGGATCTGCGGAAGTGGTGGGGCTGATGTGTCTCCAGATCTTTACAGAAGGCAATAAAGAGCAGTATGAGCAGCTTAAGCCATTTGCTATGAAGCTTGGGTCAGCCTTTCAGAAAGTTAATTTTTTGCGCGACCTGAAAGATGACTACCAGGTATTGGGCCGAACCTATTTCCCTTCTCTGAATATGTCCATCTTTGATAATAAAGTAAAGGCTCAGATTGAAAAAGAAATTGAAGAAGAGTTTAACGAAGCATTGCAGGGAATTAAGAAACTGCCCGGATCCGCCATTTTTGGAGTATACCTGGCGTACAGATATTACCTTTCTCTTTTTGAAAAAATAAAGAAAACAAGTTCTCAGCATATTTTACAGCAGAGGATAAGGATCGCCAATTCGCAGAAGCTGGTGGTTGCATTCAAAAGCTATATACGGTACAAATCTGCTTATTTCTAACAGCTGAATTCCCGTCTTATAGTATTTTTTCGAAAGGTTTATGAATCAATAAAAAATAAATGATGTACAGATTATACAGAGAGCAGCAGCTCAATTGTAATATAGAAACGGCATGGGAATTTTTTTCATCCCCTCATAATTTATCAGAGATAACCCCTGGAAGTATGAATTTCGTAGTTCTTTCAGATGTTCGGGATGAGCCTATTTTTAAAGGAATGGAAATAGATTACAAAGTTTCTCCTTTACCGGGAATTCCGATGAAGTGGAAAACCGTTATCAGCCAGGTTGAGGATTATAAAAGCTTTACAGACTTTCAGAAAGAAGGTCCGTATAAGCACTGGAATCATTTTCATGAATTTATTCCGAATGAGAATGGGGTACTTATGAAAGATACTGTAGATTATGAACTTCCGATGGGTATTTTAGGTAAAATCGCTCATCAGCTATTCGTAAAGGAAAAGCTTAAAAGTATTTTCGATTTCAGATACCGGGTTTTGAATGATCTTTTTAATCATAAGCATAATTAAAATGAATTTTCTGATCGTTTTAGGAGTATTTATTTCCATGGAAGGAGCTACATGGCTTATCCACCGGTATATTATGCATGGCTTTCTGTGGAGCCTGCACCGGGATCATCATGATCATAGCCATGACGGGAAGCTTGAAAGAAATGATATGTTCTTTTTCATTTTTGCAAGCCCGGCTATCGCTTTATTGTACCTTGGCGTAAAGCAGCAATTCAGCTATTGGTTTTTTATCGGTCTTGGAATAAGTCTTTACGGAATGGCTTATTTCTTTGTACATGATATTTTTATTCACCAGAGAGCAAAGGTTTTTAGCAAAACAAACAATCCTTATTTCCTTGCCATAAGACGTGCGCATAAACAGCATCACAAGCATCTCGGGAAAGGGGATGGAGAATGTTTCGGTTTTCTGTGGGTTCCGGTTAAATATTTTAAAATGTATTTCAATAAAAAATGATGCCCTATACTTACATACTGATCAATTTTTTTACGGTCATTATCTGCTTTTTAGCCTCTTTTGACAAGAGAATACAGTTTAACAGGCTTTTCGGAAAGTTTCTGCTGTCGTCCACCATTGTGGCAATTCCTTTTATCATCTGGGATATATGGTTTACTGCAGAAGGAGTGTGGTGGTTTGATCTTAGGTATACGTTAGGATTCAAAATAGCCGGACTTCCTATTGAAGAATGGCTGTTTTTTTACTGTATTCCTTTTGCATGCGTTTTTACTTACTATTGTATAGAGAAGTTTTTTAATTTGGGATTGGCTGATGCCTTTAATAATATTATTGTATTTACGGCTGTTATTGTTCTCGGCGTTGTGGGACTTCTTAATTATGACAGAGTGTATACTTTGCTTACCGTGGTCATAACGATACTTACGCTTTGCTACCTGCATTTTATTGCTAAAAAAGAATGGATAGGAAAGGCCAGCTTTGTATACCTTGTTTTGATGCCCGGCTTTTTTGCAGTAAACGGAATTCTGACCGGATCTTTCATTCCTTCGCCTGTTGTTAACTATAATCCTGATGATTTTTTAGGCATCAGAATGGGCACTATTCCTGTTGAAGATACGGTTTACGGTTACAGTCAGTTTTTACTTAATATTTATTTCTTTAAAAAAATAACTAAGAATGAAAAATAGAACAATTTTTACTTTGCCAATAAACTTTTTAAAAAGATAAAACATGGAAAAAGTGAATATTTTTTGGTTCAGAAGAGATCTAAGGCTGGAAGATAATGTCGGGCTTTATCATGCGCTTCATTCAGGATTAAAGGTTATTCCGGTCTTTATTTTTGATACCGATATACTGGACAAACTTCAGAATAAAAAAGATAGAAGGGTAGACTATATCCATCAGGCTTTACAACGTATCCATAAAGAACTGAAAAAGCATAACAGCGGACTGTATGTTTATTATGGCACTCCAATGGAAATTTTTAAAAAAATAATTCAGGATTTCAAGATAGATAGCGTTTTCTGCAACAGGGATTATGAGCCGCAGGCCATACAGAGGGACCGTGAGATTGCTGATTTATTGCTCAAACATCATATTCAGCTGAAAGATTTTAAAGATCAGGTCATATTTGAAAAAAATGATATTCTGAAAAATGACCTTTCTCCATATACTGTTTTCACCCCATACTCAAAAAAATGGAAGGAGAATCTGAAAAATATAGAAACATTTACCACCAACCGGTCCCATTTTGCAAATTATGACGGAGCTTCAGAGATCATTTCCCTGAAAGAAATCGGATTTGAGAAAACGGATCTTGAGTTCACAGAACCAGAATTAAACAGAGATATAATAGATTCTTACGGAAAGTACCGGGATTTCCCTGCAATGGATCATACCACCCATCTTGGGATTGCCCTTCGTTTTGGAACCATTTCGGTCCGGAAATGCGTACAGTATGCCGTTAAACATAATGAAGTCTGGCTTAACGAACTTATATGGAGAGAATTTTTTATGCAGATTCTGTATCATTTTCCAAATATTGTTCATCAGTGTTTTAAAAAGAAATATGAGAATATTGCCTGGAGAAACAACGAAAAAGAATTTAGAGCGTGGTGCGAAGGGAGAACAGGATATCCCATTGTAGATGCAGGAATGAGGCAGCTTAATGAAACCGGATTTATGCACAACAGGGTAAGAATGA
Protein-coding sequences here:
- a CDS encoding deoxyribodipyrimidine photo-lyase produces the protein MEKVNIFWFRRDLRLEDNVGLYHALHSGLKVIPVFIFDTDILDKLQNKKDRRVDYIHQALQRIHKELKKHNSGLYVYYGTPMEIFKKIIQDFKIDSVFCNRDYEPQAIQRDREIADLLLKHHIQLKDFKDQVIFEKNDILKNDLSPYTVFTPYSKKWKENLKNIETFTTNRSHFANYDGASEIISLKEIGFEKTDLEFTEPELNRDIIDSYGKYRDFPAMDHTTHLGIALRFGTISVRKCVQYAVKHNEVWLNELIWREFFMQILYHFPNIVHQCFKKKYENIAWRNNEKEFRAWCEGRTGYPIVDAGMRQLNETGFMHNRVRMITASFLTKHLLVDWRWGEAYFAEKLLDYDLAANNGNWQWAAGCGCDAAPYFRIFNPYEQTKKFDKDSQYIRKWLPEDHGEETIVEHTKARERALKAYKEALAE